One segment of Arvicanthis niloticus isolate mArvNil1 chromosome 5, mArvNil1.pat.X, whole genome shotgun sequence DNA contains the following:
- the Palm2akap2 gene encoding A-kinase anchor protein 2 isoform X9 — MEIGVSVAECKSVPEVTSTPHSKDHSSPFYSPSHNGLLTDHHASLDNDVAREIQYLDEVLEANCCDSSVDGTYNGISSPEPGAAILVGSLGSPTHSATEAESTEKASGRQAPPHIELSRSSSDSMAEGERANGHSTDQPQDALGNSLQAPASPSSSTSSRCSSRDGEFTLTTLKKEAKFELRAFHEDKKPSKLFEEDEHEKEQFCVRKVRPSEEMMELERERRELIRSQAVKKNPGIAAKWWNPPQEKTIEEQLDEEHLESHRKYKERKEKRAQQEQLQLQQQQQQQQQQQQQQQQQLHTSQACTATAAHEHLDGIEHTKEDVVTEQIDFSAARKQFQVMENSRQTLAKGQSTPRLFSIKPFYKPLGSINSDKPPTILRPVTMGGTPDDSGTQAGKEQKATCVSESQSAGAGPGNAATQGKEGPYSEPSKRGPLSKLWAEDGEFTSARAVLTVVKDEDHGILDQFSRSVNVSLTQEELDSGLDELSVRSQDTTVLETLSNDFSMDNISDSGASNETPNALQENSLADFSLPQTPQTDNPSEGREGVSKSYSDHGFYSPSSTLGDSPSVDDPLEYQAGLLVQNAIQQAIAEQVDKAEQHTSKEGSEQQEPEATVEEAGSQAPGSEKPQGMFAPPQVSSPVQEKRDVLPKILPVEDRALREKGPSPPPTTVQPSGPVNMEETRPEGGYFSKYSEAAELRSTASLLATQESDVMVGPFKLRSRKQRTLSMIEEEIRAAQEREEELKRQRQVRQSTPSPRAKNAPSLPSRTTCYKTAPGKIEKVKPPPSPTTEGPSLQPDLAPEEAAGTQRPKNLMQTLMEDYETHKSKRRERMDDSSVLEATRVNRRKSALALRWEAGIYANQEEEDNE, encoded by the exons ATGGAAATTGGGGTGTCGGTGGCAGAATGTAAAAGTGTACCTGAAGTCACCTCTACCCCCCATTCCAAGGACCACTCCTCTCCTTTCTATTCGCCCTCACACAATGGCCTCCTCACCGATCACCACGCGTCTTTAGATAACGATGTCGCCAGAGAGATCCAATACCTAGATGAGGTCCTGGAGGCCAACTGCTGTGACTCCTCTGTGGATGGAACTTACAACGGAATCTCCTCCCCAGAGCCTGGTGCAGCCATACTGGTAGGCAGCTTAGGCTCACCTACCCACTCAGCCACCGAGGCAGAATCCACTGAGAAAGCATCTGGTAGGCAGGCGCCTCCTCACATCGAGCTCAGTAGAAGCTCCTCTGACAGCATGGCTGAAGGAGAAAGAGCCAATGGACACTCCACTGACCAGCCCCAAGACGCGTTGGGGAACAGCCTGCAGGCACCTGCCAGCCCCAGTTCCTCTACCAGCTCCCGCTGCTCCTCCCGAGATGGGGAGTTCACACTCACCACACTGAAGAAGGAGGCCAAGTTTGAGCTGCGTGCCTTCCACGAGGACAAGAAGCCCTCCAAGCTCTTTGAAGAGGACGAGCACGAGAAGGAGCAGTTCTGCGTCCGGAAAGTGAGGCCCTCTGAAGAGATGATGGAACTGGAGAGGGAGCGGAGGGAGCTCATTCGGAGTCAGGCTGTGAAGAAGAATCCTGGCATCGCTGCCAAGTGGTGGAATCCTCCCCAGGAAAAAACTATTGAGGAACAGCTGGATGAGGAACATCTGGAGTCGCACAGAAAGTACAAGGAGCGCAAAGAGAAAAGGGCCCAGCAGGAGCAGCTACagttacagcagcagcagcagcagcagcagcagcagcagcagcagcagcagcagcagctgcacaCGTCCCAAGCCTGCACAGCCACAGCTGCTCACGAACACCTTGATGGCATTGAACACACAAAGGAGGATGTCGTCACTGAGCAGATTGACTTCTCAGCTGCACGCAAGCAGTTCCAGGTGATGGAGAATTCCAGGCAAACACTGGCCAAGGGCCAGAGCACACCGAGGCTGTTCTCTATCAAGCCTTTCTACAAACCTCTTGGATCCATCAACTCGGACAAGCCACCGACCATCTTGCGACCAGTTACTATGGGGGGAACTCCGGACGacagtggcacacaggcaggcaaggAGCAGAAAGCAACCTGTGTATCTGAGAGCCAGTCTGCAGGAGCAGGTCCAGGTAACGCTGCCACTCAGGGAAAGGAAGGACCATACAGTGAGCCTTCCAAACGTGGGCCCTTATCAAAATTGTGGGCAGAGGATGGAGAGTTCACAAGTGCCAGGGCCGTCCTTACTGTAGTCAAAGATGAAGATCATGGGATTTTGGACCAGTTTTCAAGATCGGTCAATGTATCTTTGACCCAGGAGGAGCTGGACTCAGGTTTGGATGAGTTGTCAGTGAGGTCTCAGGACACCACTGTCCTGGAGACTCTGTCCAATGACTTCAGCATGGACAACATAAGTGACAGTGGAGCTTCCAATGAGACACCCAATGCCCTTCAGGAAAACTCACTGGCTGATTTCTCTCTGCCTCAAACTCCCCAAACAGACAACCCCTCAGAGGGCCGAGAAGGGGTCTCCAAGTCATACAGCGATCATGGTTTCTATTCTCCTTCCTCCACACTGGGAGATTCCCCATCCGTTGATGACCCCTTGGAATATCAGGCTGGGCTCCTGGTGCAGAATGCCATTCAACAAGCCATAGCCGAGCAGGTGGATAAAGCTGAGCAGCACACCAGCAAGGAGGGATCAGAacagcaggaacctgaagcaacGGTAGAGGAAGCTGGAAGCCAGGCCCCTGGCTCTGAGAAGCCCCAGGGCATGTTTGCACCACCTCAGGTGTCCTCTCCTGTTCAAGAGAAAAGGGATGTGTTACCAAAGatcctccctgtggaggacagggcACTCAGGGAAAAAGGGCCCTCCCCACCACCCACAACTGTGCAGCCCAGCGGTCCAGTCAACATGGAAGAGACCAGGCCTGAAGGAGGGTACTTCAGCAAATACTCAGAGGCAGCTGAGCTGAGAAGCACAGCCTCCCTCCTGGCTACTCAAGAGTCTGATGTCATGGTTGGGCCCTTCAAACTGAGGTCAAGGAAGCAGCGGACTTTGTCCATGATTGAAGAAGAGATCCGGGCAGcccaggaaagggaagaggagctAAAGCGGCAGAGACAAGTGAGGCAAAGCACCCCAAGTCCCAGGGCCAAGAACGCCCCATCGCTGCCTTCTAGAACCACCTGCTACAAAACTGCTCCAG GGAAAATAGAGAAAGTCAAACCTCCTCCATCCCCCACAACTGAAGGTCCCAGCTTGCAGCCTGACTTAGCCCCCGAAGAGGCTGCCGGAACCCAGCGGCCCAAGAACCTGATGCAGACCCTCATGGAAGACTATGAGACACACAAATCTAAAAGGCGCGAGAGAATGGATGATAGTAGT
- the Palm2akap2 gene encoding PALM2-AKAP2 fusion protein isoform X8: MEIGVSVAECKSVPEVTSTPHSKDHSSPFYSPSHNGLLTDHHASLDNDVAREIQYLDEVLEANCCDSSVDGTYNGISSPEPGAAILVGSLGSPTHSATEAESTEKASGRQAPPHIELSRSSSDSMAEGERANGHSTDQPQDALGNSLQAPASPSSSTSSRCSSRDGEFTLTTLKKEAKFELRAFHEDKKPSKLFEEDEHEKEQFCVRKVRPSEEMMELERERRELIRSQAVKKNPGIAAKWWNPPQEKTIEEQLDEEHLESHRKYKERKEKRAQQEQLQLQQQQQQQQQQQQQQQQQLHTSQACTATAAHEHLDGIEHTKEDVVTEQIDFSAARKQFQVMENSRQTLAKGQSTPRLFSIKPFYKPLGSINSDKPPTILRPVTMGGTPDDSGTQAGKEQKATCVSESQSAGAGPGNAATQGKEGPYSEPSKRGPLSKLWAEDGEFTSARAVLTVVKDEDHGILDQFSRSVNVSLTQEELDSGLDELSVRSQDTTVLETLSNDFSMDNISDSGASNETPNALQENSLADFSLPQTPQTDNPSEGREGVSKSYSDHGFYSPSSTLGDSPSVDDPLEYQAGLLVQNAIQQAIAEQVDKAEQHTSKEGSEQQEPEATVEEAGSQAPGSEKPQGMFAPPQVSSPVQEKRDVLPKILPVEDRALREKGPSPPPTTVQPSGPVNMEETRPEGGYFSKYSEAAELRSTASLLATQESDVMVGPFKLRSRKQRTLSMIEEEIRAAQEREEELKRQRQVRQSTPSPRAKNAPSLPSRTTCYKTAPGKIEKVKPPPSPTTEGPSLQPDLAPEEAAGTQRPKNLMQTLMEDYETHKSKRRERMDDSSYTSKLLSCKVTSEVLEATRVNRRKSALALRWEAGIYANQEEEDNE, translated from the exons ATGGAAATTGGGGTGTCGGTGGCAGAATGTAAAAGTGTACCTGAAGTCACCTCTACCCCCCATTCCAAGGACCACTCCTCTCCTTTCTATTCGCCCTCACACAATGGCCTCCTCACCGATCACCACGCGTCTTTAGATAACGATGTCGCCAGAGAGATCCAATACCTAGATGAGGTCCTGGAGGCCAACTGCTGTGACTCCTCTGTGGATGGAACTTACAACGGAATCTCCTCCCCAGAGCCTGGTGCAGCCATACTGGTAGGCAGCTTAGGCTCACCTACCCACTCAGCCACCGAGGCAGAATCCACTGAGAAAGCATCTGGTAGGCAGGCGCCTCCTCACATCGAGCTCAGTAGAAGCTCCTCTGACAGCATGGCTGAAGGAGAAAGAGCCAATGGACACTCCACTGACCAGCCCCAAGACGCGTTGGGGAACAGCCTGCAGGCACCTGCCAGCCCCAGTTCCTCTACCAGCTCCCGCTGCTCCTCCCGAGATGGGGAGTTCACACTCACCACACTGAAGAAGGAGGCCAAGTTTGAGCTGCGTGCCTTCCACGAGGACAAGAAGCCCTCCAAGCTCTTTGAAGAGGACGAGCACGAGAAGGAGCAGTTCTGCGTCCGGAAAGTGAGGCCCTCTGAAGAGATGATGGAACTGGAGAGGGAGCGGAGGGAGCTCATTCGGAGTCAGGCTGTGAAGAAGAATCCTGGCATCGCTGCCAAGTGGTGGAATCCTCCCCAGGAAAAAACTATTGAGGAACAGCTGGATGAGGAACATCTGGAGTCGCACAGAAAGTACAAGGAGCGCAAAGAGAAAAGGGCCCAGCAGGAGCAGCTACagttacagcagcagcagcagcagcagcagcagcagcagcagcagcagcagcagcagctgcacaCGTCCCAAGCCTGCACAGCCACAGCTGCTCACGAACACCTTGATGGCATTGAACACACAAAGGAGGATGTCGTCACTGAGCAGATTGACTTCTCAGCTGCACGCAAGCAGTTCCAGGTGATGGAGAATTCCAGGCAAACACTGGCCAAGGGCCAGAGCACACCGAGGCTGTTCTCTATCAAGCCTTTCTACAAACCTCTTGGATCCATCAACTCGGACAAGCCACCGACCATCTTGCGACCAGTTACTATGGGGGGAACTCCGGACGacagtggcacacaggcaggcaaggAGCAGAAAGCAACCTGTGTATCTGAGAGCCAGTCTGCAGGAGCAGGTCCAGGTAACGCTGCCACTCAGGGAAAGGAAGGACCATACAGTGAGCCTTCCAAACGTGGGCCCTTATCAAAATTGTGGGCAGAGGATGGAGAGTTCACAAGTGCCAGGGCCGTCCTTACTGTAGTCAAAGATGAAGATCATGGGATTTTGGACCAGTTTTCAAGATCGGTCAATGTATCTTTGACCCAGGAGGAGCTGGACTCAGGTTTGGATGAGTTGTCAGTGAGGTCTCAGGACACCACTGTCCTGGAGACTCTGTCCAATGACTTCAGCATGGACAACATAAGTGACAGTGGAGCTTCCAATGAGACACCCAATGCCCTTCAGGAAAACTCACTGGCTGATTTCTCTCTGCCTCAAACTCCCCAAACAGACAACCCCTCAGAGGGCCGAGAAGGGGTCTCCAAGTCATACAGCGATCATGGTTTCTATTCTCCTTCCTCCACACTGGGAGATTCCCCATCCGTTGATGACCCCTTGGAATATCAGGCTGGGCTCCTGGTGCAGAATGCCATTCAACAAGCCATAGCCGAGCAGGTGGATAAAGCTGAGCAGCACACCAGCAAGGAGGGATCAGAacagcaggaacctgaagcaacGGTAGAGGAAGCTGGAAGCCAGGCCCCTGGCTCTGAGAAGCCCCAGGGCATGTTTGCACCACCTCAGGTGTCCTCTCCTGTTCAAGAGAAAAGGGATGTGTTACCAAAGatcctccctgtggaggacagggcACTCAGGGAAAAAGGGCCCTCCCCACCACCCACAACTGTGCAGCCCAGCGGTCCAGTCAACATGGAAGAGACCAGGCCTGAAGGAGGGTACTTCAGCAAATACTCAGAGGCAGCTGAGCTGAGAAGCACAGCCTCCCTCCTGGCTACTCAAGAGTCTGATGTCATGGTTGGGCCCTTCAAACTGAGGTCAAGGAAGCAGCGGACTTTGTCCATGATTGAAGAAGAGATCCGGGCAGcccaggaaagggaagaggagctAAAGCGGCAGAGACAAGTGAGGCAAAGCACCCCAAGTCCCAGGGCCAAGAACGCCCCATCGCTGCCTTCTAGAACCACCTGCTACAAAACTGCTCCAG GGAAAATAGAGAAAGTCAAACCTCCTCCATCCCCCACAACTGAAGGTCCCAGCTTGCAGCCTGACTTAGCCCCCGAAGAGGCTGCCGGAACCCAGCGGCCCAAGAACCTGATGCAGACCCTCATGGAAGACTATGAGACACACAAATCTAAAAGGCGCGAGAGAATGGATGATAGTAGT TACACCTCTAAGTTACTGTCTTGCAAGGTGACTTCCGAG
- the Palm2akap2 gene encoding A-kinase anchor protein 2 isoform X10 has protein sequence MEIGVSVAECKSVPEVTSTPHSKDHSSPFYSPSHNGLLTDHHASLDNDVAREIQYLDEVLEANCCDSSVDGTYNGISSPEPGAAILVGSLGSPTHSATEAESTEKASGRQAPPHIELSRSSSDSMAEGERANGHSTDQPQDALGNSLQAPASPSSSTSSRCSSRDGEFTLTTLKKEAKFELRAFHEDKKPSKLFEEDEHEKEQFCVRKVRPSEEMMELERERRELIRSQAVKKNPGIAAKWWNPPQEKTIEEQLDEEHLESHRKYKERKEKRAQQEQLQLQQQQQQQQQQQQQQQQQLHTSQACTATAAHEHLDGIEHTKEDVVTEQIDFSAARKQFQVMENSRQTLAKGQSTPRLFSIKPFYKPLGSINSDKPPTILRPVTMGGTPDDSGTQAGKEQKATCVSESQSAGAGPGNAATQGKEGPYSEPSKRGPLSKLWAEDGEFTSARAVLTVVKDEDHGILDQFSRSVNVSLTQEELDSGLDELSVRSQDTTVLETLSNDFSMDNISDSGASNETPNALQENSLADFSLPQTPQTDNPSEGREGVSKSYSDHGFYSPSSTLGDSPSVDDPLEYQAGLLVQNAIQQAIAEQVDKAEQHTSKEGSEQQEPEATVEEAGSQAPGSEKPQGMFAPPQVSSPVQEKRDVLPKILPVEDRALREKGPSPPPTTVQPSGPVNMEETRPEGGYFSKYSEAAELRSTASLLATQESDVMVGPFKLRSRKQRTLSMIEEEIRAAQEREEELKRQRQVRQSTPSPRAKNAPSLPSRTTCYKTAPGPGGHTG, from the coding sequence ATGGAAATTGGGGTGTCGGTGGCAGAATGTAAAAGTGTACCTGAAGTCACCTCTACCCCCCATTCCAAGGACCACTCCTCTCCTTTCTATTCGCCCTCACACAATGGCCTCCTCACCGATCACCACGCGTCTTTAGATAACGATGTCGCCAGAGAGATCCAATACCTAGATGAGGTCCTGGAGGCCAACTGCTGTGACTCCTCTGTGGATGGAACTTACAACGGAATCTCCTCCCCAGAGCCTGGTGCAGCCATACTGGTAGGCAGCTTAGGCTCACCTACCCACTCAGCCACCGAGGCAGAATCCACTGAGAAAGCATCTGGTAGGCAGGCGCCTCCTCACATCGAGCTCAGTAGAAGCTCCTCTGACAGCATGGCTGAAGGAGAAAGAGCCAATGGACACTCCACTGACCAGCCCCAAGACGCGTTGGGGAACAGCCTGCAGGCACCTGCCAGCCCCAGTTCCTCTACCAGCTCCCGCTGCTCCTCCCGAGATGGGGAGTTCACACTCACCACACTGAAGAAGGAGGCCAAGTTTGAGCTGCGTGCCTTCCACGAGGACAAGAAGCCCTCCAAGCTCTTTGAAGAGGACGAGCACGAGAAGGAGCAGTTCTGCGTCCGGAAAGTGAGGCCCTCTGAAGAGATGATGGAACTGGAGAGGGAGCGGAGGGAGCTCATTCGGAGTCAGGCTGTGAAGAAGAATCCTGGCATCGCTGCCAAGTGGTGGAATCCTCCCCAGGAAAAAACTATTGAGGAACAGCTGGATGAGGAACATCTGGAGTCGCACAGAAAGTACAAGGAGCGCAAAGAGAAAAGGGCCCAGCAGGAGCAGCTACagttacagcagcagcagcagcagcagcagcagcagcagcagcagcagcagcagcagctgcacaCGTCCCAAGCCTGCACAGCCACAGCTGCTCACGAACACCTTGATGGCATTGAACACACAAAGGAGGATGTCGTCACTGAGCAGATTGACTTCTCAGCTGCACGCAAGCAGTTCCAGGTGATGGAGAATTCCAGGCAAACACTGGCCAAGGGCCAGAGCACACCGAGGCTGTTCTCTATCAAGCCTTTCTACAAACCTCTTGGATCCATCAACTCGGACAAGCCACCGACCATCTTGCGACCAGTTACTATGGGGGGAACTCCGGACGacagtggcacacaggcaggcaaggAGCAGAAAGCAACCTGTGTATCTGAGAGCCAGTCTGCAGGAGCAGGTCCAGGTAACGCTGCCACTCAGGGAAAGGAAGGACCATACAGTGAGCCTTCCAAACGTGGGCCCTTATCAAAATTGTGGGCAGAGGATGGAGAGTTCACAAGTGCCAGGGCCGTCCTTACTGTAGTCAAAGATGAAGATCATGGGATTTTGGACCAGTTTTCAAGATCGGTCAATGTATCTTTGACCCAGGAGGAGCTGGACTCAGGTTTGGATGAGTTGTCAGTGAGGTCTCAGGACACCACTGTCCTGGAGACTCTGTCCAATGACTTCAGCATGGACAACATAAGTGACAGTGGAGCTTCCAATGAGACACCCAATGCCCTTCAGGAAAACTCACTGGCTGATTTCTCTCTGCCTCAAACTCCCCAAACAGACAACCCCTCAGAGGGCCGAGAAGGGGTCTCCAAGTCATACAGCGATCATGGTTTCTATTCTCCTTCCTCCACACTGGGAGATTCCCCATCCGTTGATGACCCCTTGGAATATCAGGCTGGGCTCCTGGTGCAGAATGCCATTCAACAAGCCATAGCCGAGCAGGTGGATAAAGCTGAGCAGCACACCAGCAAGGAGGGATCAGAacagcaggaacctgaagcaacGGTAGAGGAAGCTGGAAGCCAGGCCCCTGGCTCTGAGAAGCCCCAGGGCATGTTTGCACCACCTCAGGTGTCCTCTCCTGTTCAAGAGAAAAGGGATGTGTTACCAAAGatcctccctgtggaggacagggcACTCAGGGAAAAAGGGCCCTCCCCACCACCCACAACTGTGCAGCCCAGCGGTCCAGTCAACATGGAAGAGACCAGGCCTGAAGGAGGGTACTTCAGCAAATACTCAGAGGCAGCTGAGCTGAGAAGCACAGCCTCCCTCCTGGCTACTCAAGAGTCTGATGTCATGGTTGGGCCCTTCAAACTGAGGTCAAGGAAGCAGCGGACTTTGTCCATGATTGAAGAAGAGATCCGGGCAGcccaggaaagggaagaggagctAAAGCGGCAGAGACAAGTGAGGCAAAGCACCCCAAGTCCCAGGGCCAAGAACGCCCCATCGCTGCCTTCTAGAACCACCTGCTACAAAACTGCTCCAG
- the Palm2akap2 gene encoding A-kinase anchor protein 2 isoform X7, which produces MIATWMLFSLFSKPPQLSEDAKQLRSKQDNSGDSRLEPAASSLSPDHKNMEIGVSVAECKSVPEVTSTPHSKDHSSPFYSPSHNGLLTDHHASLDNDVAREIQYLDEVLEANCCDSSVDGTYNGISSPEPGAAILVGSLGSPTHSATEAESTEKASGRQAPPHIELSRSSSDSMAEGERANGHSTDQPQDALGNSLQAPASPSSSTSSRCSSRDGEFTLTTLKKEAKFELRAFHEDKKPSKLFEEDEHEKEQFCVRKVRPSEEMMELERERRELIRSQAVKKNPGIAAKWWNPPQEKTIEEQLDEEHLESHRKYKERKEKRAQQEQLQLQQQQQQQQQQQQQQQQQLHTSQACTATAAHEHLDGIEHTKEDVVTEQIDFSAARKQFQVMENSRQTLAKGQSTPRLFSIKPFYKPLGSINSDKPPTILRPVTMGGTPDDSGTQAGKEQKATCVSESQSAGAGPGNAATQGKEGPYSEPSKRGPLSKLWAEDGEFTSARAVLTVVKDEDHGILDQFSRSVNVSLTQEELDSGLDELSVRSQDTTVLETLSNDFSMDNISDSGASNETPNALQENSLADFSLPQTPQTDNPSEGREGVSKSYSDHGFYSPSSTLGDSPSVDDPLEYQAGLLVQNAIQQAIAEQVDKAEQHTSKEGSEQQEPEATVEEAGSQAPGSEKPQGMFAPPQVSSPVQEKRDVLPKILPVEDRALREKGPSPPPTTVQPSGPVNMEETRPEGGYFSKYSEAAELRSTASLLATQESDVMVGPFKLRSRKQRTLSMIEEEIRAAQEREEELKRQRQVRQSTPSPRAKNAPSLPSRTTCYKTAPGKIEKVKPPPSPTTEGPSLQPDLAPEEAAGTQRPKNLMQTLMEDYETHKSKRRERMDDSSYTSKLLSCKVTSEVLEATRVNRRKSALALRWEAGIYANQEEEDNE; this is translated from the exons AAACCTCCCCAGCTTTCTGAGGATGCTAAACAGCTGAGAAGCAAGCAAGACAACAGTGGTGACAGTCGCCTGGAGCCTGCTGCCAGCTCTCTCTCCCCAGATCACAAAAACATGGAAATTGGGGTGTCGGTGGCAGAATGTAAAAGTGTACCTGAAGTCACCTCTACCCCCCATTCCAAGGACCACTCCTCTCCTTTCTATTCGCCCTCACACAATGGCCTCCTCACCGATCACCACGCGTCTTTAGATAACGATGTCGCCAGAGAGATCCAATACCTAGATGAGGTCCTGGAGGCCAACTGCTGTGACTCCTCTGTGGATGGAACTTACAACGGAATCTCCTCCCCAGAGCCTGGTGCAGCCATACTGGTAGGCAGCTTAGGCTCACCTACCCACTCAGCCACCGAGGCAGAATCCACTGAGAAAGCATCTGGTAGGCAGGCGCCTCCTCACATCGAGCTCAGTAGAAGCTCCTCTGACAGCATGGCTGAAGGAGAAAGAGCCAATGGACACTCCACTGACCAGCCCCAAGACGCGTTGGGGAACAGCCTGCAGGCACCTGCCAGCCCCAGTTCCTCTACCAGCTCCCGCTGCTCCTCCCGAGATGGGGAGTTCACACTCACCACACTGAAGAAGGAGGCCAAGTTTGAGCTGCGTGCCTTCCACGAGGACAAGAAGCCCTCCAAGCTCTTTGAAGAGGACGAGCACGAGAAGGAGCAGTTCTGCGTCCGGAAAGTGAGGCCCTCTGAAGAGATGATGGAACTGGAGAGGGAGCGGAGGGAGCTCATTCGGAGTCAGGCTGTGAAGAAGAATCCTGGCATCGCTGCCAAGTGGTGGAATCCTCCCCAGGAAAAAACTATTGAGGAACAGCTGGATGAGGAACATCTGGAGTCGCACAGAAAGTACAAGGAGCGCAAAGAGAAAAGGGCCCAGCAGGAGCAGCTACagttacagcagcagcagcagcagcagcagcagcagcagcagcagcagcagcagcagctgcacaCGTCCCAAGCCTGCACAGCCACAGCTGCTCACGAACACCTTGATGGCATTGAACACACAAAGGAGGATGTCGTCACTGAGCAGATTGACTTCTCAGCTGCACGCAAGCAGTTCCAGGTGATGGAGAATTCCAGGCAAACACTGGCCAAGGGCCAGAGCACACCGAGGCTGTTCTCTATCAAGCCTTTCTACAAACCTCTTGGATCCATCAACTCGGACAAGCCACCGACCATCTTGCGACCAGTTACTATGGGGGGAACTCCGGACGacagtggcacacaggcaggcaaggAGCAGAAAGCAACCTGTGTATCTGAGAGCCAGTCTGCAGGAGCAGGTCCAGGTAACGCTGCCACTCAGGGAAAGGAAGGACCATACAGTGAGCCTTCCAAACGTGGGCCCTTATCAAAATTGTGGGCAGAGGATGGAGAGTTCACAAGTGCCAGGGCCGTCCTTACTGTAGTCAAAGATGAAGATCATGGGATTTTGGACCAGTTTTCAAGATCGGTCAATGTATCTTTGACCCAGGAGGAGCTGGACTCAGGTTTGGATGAGTTGTCAGTGAGGTCTCAGGACACCACTGTCCTGGAGACTCTGTCCAATGACTTCAGCATGGACAACATAAGTGACAGTGGAGCTTCCAATGAGACACCCAATGCCCTTCAGGAAAACTCACTGGCTGATTTCTCTCTGCCTCAAACTCCCCAAACAGACAACCCCTCAGAGGGCCGAGAAGGGGTCTCCAAGTCATACAGCGATCATGGTTTCTATTCTCCTTCCTCCACACTGGGAGATTCCCCATCCGTTGATGACCCCTTGGAATATCAGGCTGGGCTCCTGGTGCAGAATGCCATTCAACAAGCCATAGCCGAGCAGGTGGATAAAGCTGAGCAGCACACCAGCAAGGAGGGATCAGAacagcaggaacctgaagcaacGGTAGAGGAAGCTGGAAGCCAGGCCCCTGGCTCTGAGAAGCCCCAGGGCATGTTTGCACCACCTCAGGTGTCCTCTCCTGTTCAAGAGAAAAGGGATGTGTTACCAAAGatcctccctgtggaggacagggcACTCAGGGAAAAAGGGCCCTCCCCACCACCCACAACTGTGCAGCCCAGCGGTCCAGTCAACATGGAAGAGACCAGGCCTGAAGGAGGGTACTTCAGCAAATACTCAGAGGCAGCTGAGCTGAGAAGCACAGCCTCCCTCCTGGCTACTCAAGAGTCTGATGTCATGGTTGGGCCCTTCAAACTGAGGTCAAGGAAGCAGCGGACTTTGTCCATGATTGAAGAAGAGATCCGGGCAGcccaggaaagggaagaggagctAAAGCGGCAGAGACAAGTGAGGCAAAGCACCCCAAGTCCCAGGGCCAAGAACGCCCCATCGCTGCCTTCTAGAACCACCTGCTACAAAACTGCTCCAG GGAAAATAGAGAAAGTCAAACCTCCTCCATCCCCCACAACTGAAGGTCCCAGCTTGCAGCCTGACTTAGCCCCCGAAGAGGCTGCCGGAACCCAGCGGCCCAAGAACCTGATGCAGACCCTCATGGAAGACTATGAGACACACAAATCTAAAAGGCGCGAGAGAATGGATGATAGTAGT TACACCTCTAAGTTACTGTCTTGCAAGGTGACTTCCGAG